From Sphingomonas hengshuiensis, one genomic window encodes:
- the bcsA gene encoding UDP-forming cellulose synthase catalytic subunit encodes MTRHSEHLLRWLAIAPLLFAAAVVIGVPLDRNQQWMMAGGTVIGTMVLSRRMSRKAALTLGILAILTSTRYMFWRTTQTLQFNTLPEFLFGGGLYLAELYAWILLLLGFLQTSWPLERPPVEIKGEPDRWPTVDVYVPTYNESLDIVRNTVYAAMDMDYPEDRFRVFILDDGRRPEFRAFAREAGCGYITRDNNLHAKAGNLNAAMKKTDGELIAIFDCDHVPNRSFLQLTLGWFQRDAKLALMQTPHFFYSPDPVQRNLAPVRDMPGEGDLFYNPVQDGNDLWNATFFCGSCAVIRREALMQTNGFAGETVTEDAHTALKLQRMGWNTAYISARLSAGLATERLVVHIGQRIRWARGMTQIMRIDNPLLGKGLKWQQRLCYLNAMLHFQFPLPRIVFLTSPLAYLIFGQNIIQASASLIFAYALPHLFCAQVASARQQGGWRRPFWGEIYETILAFHLVAPTVVTWFQPRKGKFNVTDKGGVLDRTYFDWATVRPHLFTIALMVGGMLLAIAKYLFFPQYFNVQLDTLTLNLAWGGFSLVLLLAAVSVARETRQARQEIRLPARLPVTVHFASGHVAKGLTNDISMGGAAIELPAGVAPLDAPATHVVFATGAENLSVEVDQVRRRDGFVSVKFSPLANNAARQLVRAIMGRADAWQRTAPPERVAGLRSLQDIIVIDFMTVKRALGLNFAERRMMKAEEAALAKTAEAPAKDKSGFGPASVAKAAGVALALAAAGYAVSPQMARAAQAAPAAPRAAVPVATSPGTERLTFKDLRVRDAIRLQGTRGEISIPFGLRQDQVVSAATITLQAAWSPALLGDRSQLVVIVNGEVAQIIALRPENSGGQVITVQVNPAMFLPGDNQLNLRLIGHYARDCEDPFSSLLWANISNTRSWLDLSTQALPSRPDLSRLPAPFFDKGINTTLKVPFVFAGQPRAGELEAAAPIAAWLGSLASYRGFAFTPSFGQIPTGNAVVFLNRDGAMPELGLAVTGPSAAVIPNPRDANGTLLVIMGRDSAELRLAAGAVATGTGVFGGTRMSFDGARIPTWPRYGAPRWLPTDRTIRLGELVEPYALQGMGLPPGPLAARFRVAPDLFFWPHQGGELGLRYRYPVANWLDRDASRLDVSMNGQYLKTLPLAGSWWSGLFGNKGATSEDGHQRVVLPRYALFGQNEVVFDYNLIVANKQKCTGMLPDNVRVSVLPESLIDLTSAYHGIEMPDLAPFAGAGYPFTVRPDLSETTVIMAGNPSPASVEAFLGLMGRFGDVTGAATTGVTVADRIDSSRLADQDILVIGSSSLASAENFFANAPVHYEGDGLRVTQSSPLQHAYSWFSNRDQSNPEDVAAIVQGSRGFTGIASFRSPYSADRTVVALLADDVRQLPLLVDGMADPKINAQIQGDLSVTSGDGMVSFAVGPTYWVGSLPVWMKVAYWFSQRPLLMALSTLLLALALTGPVYLFFTRQAKARLAAIDEKGA; translated from the coding sequence ATGACCCGCCATTCGGAACATCTGCTGCGATGGCTCGCCATCGCACCCCTGCTGTTCGCCGCCGCGGTCGTCATCGGCGTGCCGCTGGATCGCAACCAGCAATGGATGATGGCCGGCGGCACCGTGATCGGTACGATGGTGCTGTCGCGCCGGATGTCGCGCAAGGCGGCGCTGACGCTGGGCATCCTCGCGATCCTGACCTCGACGCGCTACATGTTCTGGCGCACCACCCAGACGCTGCAATTCAACACGCTGCCCGAATTCCTGTTCGGCGGCGGGCTGTATCTCGCCGAGCTCTATGCCTGGATCCTGTTGCTCCTGGGCTTTCTCCAGACGAGCTGGCCGCTCGAGCGCCCTCCGGTCGAGATCAAGGGGGAGCCGGACCGCTGGCCGACGGTCGACGTGTATGTCCCGACCTATAACGAGAGCCTCGATATCGTGCGCAACACGGTCTATGCGGCGATGGACATGGACTACCCGGAGGATCGTTTCCGGGTGTTCATCCTCGACGATGGCCGGCGCCCCGAATTCCGGGCGTTCGCGCGCGAGGCGGGCTGTGGCTATATCACGCGCGACAATAATCTTCACGCCAAGGCCGGCAACCTCAACGCCGCGATGAAGAAGACCGATGGCGAACTGATCGCGATTTTCGACTGCGATCACGTTCCCAATCGCTCGTTCCTGCAACTCACGCTCGGCTGGTTCCAGAGGGATGCCAAGCTGGCGCTGATGCAGACGCCGCACTTTTTCTATTCGCCCGATCCGGTGCAGCGCAACCTTGCCCCGGTGCGCGACATGCCGGGCGAGGGCGACCTGTTCTACAACCCGGTGCAGGACGGCAACGACCTGTGGAACGCCACCTTCTTCTGCGGTTCCTGCGCCGTGATCCGCCGCGAAGCACTGATGCAGACCAACGGCTTCGCCGGCGAGACGGTGACCGAGGACGCGCATACCGCGCTGAAGCTGCAGCGCATGGGCTGGAACACCGCGTACATCTCCGCGCGGCTGTCGGCGGGGCTCGCGACCGAGCGGCTCGTCGTCCATATCGGCCAGCGCATCCGCTGGGCGCGCGGGATGACGCAGATCATGCGCATCGACAACCCGCTGCTGGGCAAGGGCCTGAAGTGGCAGCAGCGGCTTTGCTACCTCAATGCGATGCTGCATTTCCAGTTTCCGCTGCCGCGCATCGTATTCCTGACCAGCCCGCTCGCCTATCTGATCTTTGGCCAGAACATCATCCAGGCCTCGGCCTCGCTGATCTTCGCCTATGCGCTACCACATCTGTTCTGCGCGCAGGTCGCGTCGGCGCGGCAGCAGGGCGGATGGCGGCGACCCTTCTGGGGCGAGATCTACGAGACGATCCTCGCCTTCCACCTCGTCGCGCCGACGGTCGTCACCTGGTTCCAGCCGCGCAAGGGCAAGTTCAACGTGACCGACAAGGGCGGCGTGCTCGACCGCACCTATTTCGACTGGGCGACGGTGCGTCCGCATCTGTTCACGATCGCGCTGATGGTCGGGGGGATGCTGCTGGCGATCGCGAAATATCTGTTCTTCCCGCAATATTTCAACGTCCAGCTCGATACGCTGACGCTCAACCTCGCCTGGGGCGGGTTCAGCCTGGTCCTGCTGCTCGCCGCGGTTTCGGTGGCGCGCGAGACGCGGCAGGCGCGGCAGGAAATCCGGCTGCCCGCGCGGTTGCCGGTGACCGTCCATTTCGCGTCGGGCCATGTCGCAAAGGGCCTGACCAACGATATCTCGATGGGCGGCGCGGCGATCGAACTGCCTGCGGGCGTCGCCCCGCTGGATGCGCCGGCCACGCATGTCGTCTTCGCGACTGGAGCCGAAAACCTGTCGGTCGAGGTCGATCAGGTGCGCCGCCGCGACGGTTTCGTCTCGGTCAAGTTCTCGCCGCTTGCGAACAACGCGGCGCGCCAGCTGGTGCGCGCCATCATGGGCCGTGCCGATGCCTGGCAGCGCACGGCCCCGCCGGAGCGCGTCGCAGGACTGCGCTCGCTTCAGGATATCATCGTGATCGACTTCATGACCGTTAAGCGCGCGCTGGGCCTCAACTTCGCCGAGCGGCGCATGATGAAGGCGGAGGAAGCCGCACTGGCCAAGACCGCCGAGGCCCCGGCCAAGGACAAATCGGGCTTCGGCCCGGCATCGGTGGCGAAAGCCGCGGGCGTGGCGCTGGCGCTCGCGGCTGCGGGCTATGCCGTTTCGCCGCAAATGGCGCGCGCGGCACAGGCCGCGCCCGCGGCACCACGCGCGGCCGTCCCCGTTGCGACGAGCCCCGGCACCGAGCGGCTGACGTTCAAGGACCTGCGCGTTCGCGATGCGATCCGGCTTCAGGGGACGCGCGGCGAGATCAGCATCCCGTTCGGGCTGCGTCAGGACCAGGTGGTCAGCGCCGCGACGATCACGCTCCAGGCGGCATGGTCGCCGGCGCTGCTCGGCGACCGCAGCCAGCTCGTCGTGATCGTCAACGGCGAAGTCGCGCAGATCATAGCGCTGCGGCCCGAGAATTCGGGCGGGCAGGTGATCACCGTCCAGGTCAACCCGGCGATGTTCCTGCCCGGCGACAATCAGCTCAACCTGCGGCTGATCGGCCATTACGCGCGCGACTGCGAGGACCCGTTCAGCAGCCTGCTCTGGGCCAATATCAGCAACACCCGCTCGTGGCTCGATCTCTCGACCCAAGCGCTCCCCAGCCGCCCCGATTTGTCCCGCCTGCCGGCGCCGTTCTTCGACAAGGGCATCAATACCACGCTCAAGGTGCCGTTCGTCTTCGCCGGGCAACCCCGCGCCGGAGAATTGGAAGCCGCCGCGCCGATCGCGGCGTGGCTGGGCAGCCTTGCCAGCTATCGCGGGTTCGCGTTCACGCCGTCCTTCGGGCAGATTCCCACCGGCAATGCCGTCGTCTTCCTCAATCGCGACGGCGCTATGCCCGAACTGGGCCTTGCCGTGACCGGCCCGTCCGCCGCCGTCATTCCCAATCCTCGCGACGCCAACGGTACGCTGCTCGTCATCATGGGCCGCGACAGTGCCGAGCTGCGCCTTGCCGCGGGCGCCGTCGCGACGGGCACGGGCGTGTTCGGCGGCACGCGCATGAGCTTCGATGGCGCGCGCATCCCGACCTGGCCGCGCTATGGCGCGCCGCGCTGGCTGCCCACCGATCGCACGATTCGGCTGGGCGAGCTGGTCGAACCCTATGCGTTGCAGGGCATGGGGCTGCCCCCGGGGCCGCTCGCGGCGCGCTTCCGCGTCGCGCCCGACTTGTTCTTCTGGCCGCATCAGGGCGGCGAGCTTGGCCTGCGCTATCGCTATCCGGTGGCCAACTGGCTCGATCGCGATGCGTCGCGCCTCGATGTCTCGATGAACGGCCAGTATCTCAAGACGCTCCCGCTCGCCGGAAGCTGGTGGTCGGGGCTGTTCGGAAACAAGGGCGCGACCAGCGAGGATGGGCACCAGCGGGTCGTGCTGCCGCGCTATGCGCTGTTCGGCCAGAATGAAGTCGTGTTCGACTATAATCTGATCGTGGCGAACAAGCAGAAATGCACCGGCATGCTGCCCGACAATGTCCGCGTGTCGGTCCTGCCCGAATCGCTGATCGACCTGACCAGCGCCTATCACGGCATCGAAATGCCCGATCTCGCGCCGTTCGCGGGCGCGGGCTATCCGTTCACGGTACGCCCCGATTTGTCCGAGACGACGGTGATCATGGCGGGCAATCCCTCGCCGGCGTCGGTCGAGGCGTTTCTGGGGCTGATGGGGCGTTTCGGCGATGTCACGGGGGCTGCCACCACTGGCGTGACCGTGGCAGACCGGATCGATTCGTCGCGGCTGGCGGATCAGGACATCCTCGTCATCGGCAGTTCGTCGCTTGCGAGCGCCGAGAATTTCTTCGCGAACGCGCCGGTCCATTATGAAGGCGATGGGCTCAGGGTCACGCAGAGCTCGCCGCTCCAACATGCCTATTCGTGGTTCAGCAATCGCGACCAGTCCAATCCCGAGGATGTCGCCGCCATCGTCCAGGGCTCGCGCGGCTTCACCGGCATCGCCAGCTTCCGCTCGCCCTATTCCGCCGATCGCACCGTCGTGGCGCTGCTGGCCGATGATGTCCGCCAGTTGCCGCTCCTCGTCGACGGCATGGCCGATCCCAAGATCAATGCCCAGATCCAGGGCGACCTGTCGGTGACCTCGGGCGACGGCATGGTGAGCTTTGCCGTCGGGCCGACCTATTGGGTCGGATCGCTGCCGGTGTGGATGAAGGTTGCGTACTGGTTCAGCCAGCGGCCGCTGCTGATGGCGCTTTCCACGCTGTTGCTGGCGCTGGCGCTGACCGGCCCGGTCTATCTGTTCTTCACCCGACAAGCCAAGGCCCGGCTTGCTGCCATCGATGAAAAGGGCGCATGA
- a CDS encoding cellulose synthase operon protein YhjQ/BcsQ, giving the protein MALVLISGLRGGVGTTMLAANLAITVGAMGRSSVALALAPHSTLGLHFGLDPHQALPGFAASSSDSGAIHGVRLLDASGQAASGDLGDGLSSGDYSFAGDAIHIADLSGTDARVAAQLRAHADVELCVLVPSAECVYALPAALETLPDNALFLLNRNDDTRRLARHTASFVRELLGDRLIATIQADEAVAEAAAMMQPLMRHAPASAALADIAALGERLATLPRSREDSVQTVDRAWRSNAA; this is encoded by the coding sequence ATGGCGCTTGTCTTGATCTCCGGGCTCCGCGGCGGCGTCGGCACGACGATGCTCGCCGCCAACCTTGCCATCACCGTTGGCGCAATGGGCCGGTCGTCGGTCGCGCTGGCCCTGGCGCCGCACAGCACGCTCGGCCTCCATTTCGGGCTGGACCCGCACCAGGCGCTACCGGGCTTCGCCGCGTCCTCCTCGGACTCTGGCGCCATCCATGGCGTGCGGTTGCTCGATGCGTCGGGGCAGGCGGCCAGCGGCGATCTCGGCGACGGGCTTTCGAGTGGGGACTATAGCTTCGCGGGGGATGCGATCCACATCGCCGACCTCTCCGGGACCGACGCGCGCGTTGCCGCGCAGTTGCGCGCGCATGCCGATGTCGAACTCTGCGTGCTCGTTCCTTCGGCGGAGTGCGTCTACGCGCTCCCGGCGGCGCTCGAGACGCTTCCGGACAACGCCCTGTTCCTGCTGAACCGCAACGACGATACGCGCCGGCTGGCGCGGCACACCGCAAGCTTCGTACGCGAGTTGCTGGGCGACCGCTTGATCGCGACGATCCAGGCCGATGAGGCAGTCGCCGAAGCGGCGGCGATGATGCAGCCGCTGATGCGCCATGCACCCGCGAGCGCCGCGCTCGCCGATATCGCCGCGCTGGGCGAGCGCCTCGCGACGCTTCCACGGAGCCGGGAAGACAGCGTGCAGACGGTCGACCGGGCCTGGCGAAGCAACGCCGCATGA